The genomic window ATTAGAATTTTTCAATCCCGGTGGAAGCGTGAAGGACAGAATTGCATTGAGTATGATCGAAAGTGCAGAAGAAGCTGGAAAGCTCTCAGCTGGAGGAACGATCATCGAGCCGACAAGTGGAAATACTGGGATTGGTTTGGCTATGGTTGGTGCTGCAAAAGGGTATAAGGTGAAAATCGTTATGCCTGATACGATGAGCATGGAACGTCGTCAGTTGATGAAGGCCTATGGTGCGGAGTTGATCTTGACTCCCGGCTCAGAAGGAATGAAGGGTGCAATTGCTAAAGCGACAGCGTTAGCAGAAGAAAATGGCTATTTTATGCCACTACAATTTGATAATCCGGCAAATCCTGCAATTCATGAAAAAACAACTGGAAAAGAAATCGAAGCTGCTTTTGGAGCAGATGGCTTAGATGCTTTCGTTGCAGGAATTGGCACTGGCGGAACAATCACAGGCGTTGGTCGCGAATTGAAGCGTGTTTATCCTGAAATAGAAGTGATTGCTGTTGAACCGACAGAATCACCTGTATTGGAAGGCGGCGCACCTGGACCACATAAAATCCAAGGAATTGGGGCAGGTTTTATTCCTAAAGTATTAGATACAGATATCTATAGCGAGGTGTTAGCCGTATCAAGTGAAGATGCAATGGAAACTGCGCGTCAAGCTGCAACGAAAGAAGGTCTTTTGGTGGGGATCTCTGCTGGGGCAGCTATCTATGCAGCAATTGAAATAGCGAAAAAGCTTGGTAAAGGGAAAAAGGTTCTGACGGTTATCCCGGATAATGGGGAGCGATACCTTTCTACAGCTCTATACAAAACTGAAGATTAGTATGATAAAAAAACGATTGAGGTCTGCTCTGACTGAGCAATACCTTAGTCGTTTTTTAATGCTGGAAAAGCAAGTATTCTAACGTTGTAACATAAAGTGAACGAAGTAGTTCTTAGTATGTGTACATTGAATAAGTGTGTTGATAACAACCAACAATGCACCAAAAAAGTCTGCTAAAAGATCGAGCATGGTGTCCATCAATGCTGCTTGACCAATTTTAGGGATTTTTTGTATGCCGTTAAACTGTTGGAGATTCATCCCAAAAAAGCAATCACAAAAGAATTCCCAAAACTCCCAGAGGAGACCAATAGTTAAGGAAAAACAGAAGCCAAAAAGAACATAGGGCCAGAAGGAGTGGGGGCTAGTCGTATCAAGAAATAGTGTGAAAATGCTGTAACCAAGGAGGCTAAAGAAAATTCCGCATAACACATGTAGCCCTTTATCCCAATGAGGGATTTTATTGACAAAGTTTAGCCCTGTTCCAAGAAAGATAGAGAGAATTAGAAAGAGCTGGTAGAAGGCAGAGAGAATGTCTGGAAAGGAAACATGCAAAAACGTTTGGATCATAATGGGAAGAAAAATCAGCAGCATGCCAATGAATAGTTGTAAAAGAAGAAAATAGTTGATTTTTCCCACACTGCGCCCTTGCAAATAGACATATAAGCTGATCGTTACCCAAGAAGCAAATGAGAGCGTGGAAATGGATAATGGTTTATTCATAGGTAGCTTCCCTCCTTAGAAAAGTGATGATTGTCCATAGTTCGTTAAAATAGACAAGGTTATTCTTCACAAGTCGCTTTTTTGATTGATAACTAAAAAAATGAATCAAATAAGTTGTTTTGAAAACGCTTTTGTTTACATGGTATCATAATCAAAAAAAAGAATTTCCGTACTTGATGAAGGAGTGGACGTGTAAAACAGCTACAATAACTGAGGAGTCCCACTTCTTTTTTATTTTAATCAATAAAAGAATTTTTTGTTCTTAGATTGTATTATTTATTACTTAGTAAGGAAATTTGAAGAATTTTATTGCTTTTTCCTTATTTTCCAACCTTCTCAGCGATTATTTCTTGTAAAGCTTGTTTAGAAATAGTATTATTTAATAAAAGGAGGGATTTATCAATGGATAATATATTGGTCAAAAATGCAATGGCAGAACTAAAAGAAGCCAATATTCGAATTACTCCCCAACGTTATGCGATTTTAGAGTACCTGATTGAAAACCACACGCACCCAACGGCAGATGAGATTTACCGAGCATTAGAGAGTCGTTTTCCTAATATGAGCGTTGCTACTGTTTATAATAATTTAAGACTGTTCACTGAAATCGGATTTGTTCAGGAGATGAACTATGGCGATGCAGCCAGTCGTTTTGATTTTAGTTCTAAAAAACATTACCATGCGATTTGTCAAAACTGTGGCAAAATCGTTGATTTTCATTATCCTGGGTTAGAGGATGTTGAAATGGCAGCCAGTCGTTTGACAGGGTTTGAAATCAATGAACATCGTCTGGAGCTATATGGCTTATGCCCGGATTGTCAAAAATTGAAGGAACAGGAGTAGCTTTATGATCAAGAAGATACATACAGATAATGCACCTAAGGCAATAGGCCCCTATGTTCAAGGAAACATTGTTAACGGTCTTTTGTTTGCTTCCGGTCAAGTTCCGCTTCATCCGGAAACAGGAGAAATCGTAGGTACAACAATTGAAGAACAGACGGAGCAGGTAGTGAAAAATATTGCGGCTATTTTGGCAGAAGCTGGAAGTTCGTTTGATCAAGTGGTCAAAACAACATGCTTCTTAAAAAACATGGAAGACTTTGCTGCATTTAATGCAGTATATGCTAACGCTTTTTCAGCGCATCTGCCAGCACGATCAGCTGTAGAGGTTGCTCGTTTGCCAAAAGATGTTCTAATTGAGATTGAAGTTATTGCTTCAGTTACTGAGTAATCAACGATTTCACAAATATTTGTCAGGAAAAGTCAGACTAAAAAGAGCCATTAGGTGAAACTGATTTGTCAGATACAAAAATGAATGGGTACATGGTTTCGTTACCCATATAATAAGCTTTATTTTGAAATTGAAAGCGATTGGATAGCAAAGCTATCTGATTGCTTTTTCTGTTTTCTAGTAAGAATGAACCAATTTCACTTACTAATTGTAAGGTCTATCAGAAAGTTTGTGAAAAAATATTTTTGAATTCACAAGCGCGAAAATCGAATAATAATTCTCAGTTTGTTATAGTTCTATTGTAAGCTACTAAGATAGCTGACTATTAAGAAATCGTTGAGAGAAGGGGAACACATAATGAAAGTTGTAGTTGTAGGATGTACGCATGCTGGAACAGCTGCTGTAAAAAACATTTTAGCAAATCATCCGGAGGCAGAAGTAGTTGTCTATGAAAGAAATGATAATGTGTCATTCTTATCATGTGGGATTGCGCTATACGTCGGAGGAGTCGTGAAAGATCCTGCAGGTTTGTTTTATTCAAATCCAGAAGAATTAGCATCTTTGGGTGCAAAAGTAAATATGGAGCATGAAGTACAATCTATAGACGTTGATAACAAAGAAGTTGTCGCAAAAGACTTGAATACGGGAACAGTTGAGACTGTATCTTACGATAAATTGGTAATGACAACAGGTTCATGGCCAATCATCCCACCAATTCCAGGGATTGATTCTGAAAATGTCCTATTGTGTAAAAATTACAATCAAGCAAATGTTATTATCGAAAAAGCGAAAGATGCACAAAAAGTTGTAGTTGTAGGCGGAGGGTACATCGGAATCGAGTTGGTTGAAGCCTTTGTTGAATCCGGAAAGCAAGTTACTCTGATCGATGGCTTAGATCGTATTCTAAATAAATATTTAGATAAACCTTTCACAGATGTTTTGGAAAAAGAGCTGGTTGACCGTGGTGTACAGCTTGCTTTAGGTGAAAATGTAAAAGAATTTAAGGCAGATGAGTCTGGTGCTGTGACGAAAGTCATCACACCAAGTCAGGAATTTGATGCAGATATGGTTATTATGTGTGTCGGATTTAGACCGAACACTTCATTACTTGAAGGAAAAGTTGAAATGTTACAAAACGGCGCTCTTATCGTAGATGAATATATGCGTACAAGTAATCCGGATATTCTTGCTGCCGGAGATAGTGCAGTTGTACACTATAACCCAAGTGGAACGAATAACTACATTCCTTTGGCAACAAATGCTGTTCGTCAAGGAATGCTGGTTGGCTATAACTTAACTGAAGAAAAGCTTGCGTACAGAGGAACACAAGGGACTTCCGGACTTTACTTATTTGGCTGGAAGATCGGTTCTACTGGTGTGACATTGGAAAGTGGCAAAATGAATGGCCTAGAAGTTGAGGCAACTCATTTTGAGGACAACTATCGTCCAGAGTTCATGCCAACAACTGAAAATGTTATGATGGAGTTGGTTTATGAGAAGGGGACAAATCGTATTGTTGGTGGACAATTGATGTCTAAGTATGACATCACACAATCTGCTAATACCTTGTCATTGGCTGTTCAAAATAAAATGACGGTAGAAGATCTAGCAATTTCAGATTTCTTCTTCCAACCTCATTTTGACAGACCTTGGAACTACTTGAATCTATTAGCGCAAGCTGCTTTGGCAGATATCAACAGTAAATAATTCGTCTTAGATGACAGCATTAAGATAGTGAGATAAAGAGTGAGATGATAGGGGACTGGAAACATCCGCTAGTCTCATTTCGCTTCTAAATAAAAGGAACGAGCGTAGGAAAAATTTTCCTGCGCTTGTTTTGCGAATAGAGATACGTCACAATCTCTACTTGAATCCTTTTTATTTCGGTGGATACAAGGTGTATATTTTGCCTTTTTTTGCTAATTTTGAGATGCTTATATTGAAAGAAATGTGAGGTGGAAAAATGAATAATAAAATAAAAGAAACCATCATCCGCTCTATTTTTGCTTTTGTCGGTGTAGGTATTCTTGCTTTTGGGGCAGCAACTTTACGTGTTGGTCAAGTTGGTCTGGACCCATATACTGCTGCAAATATAGGGATTGGGAAGACACTCGGGCTTTCCCTAGGTGTGTATCAGTTAGGGATCAATATTGTTATCCTGCTTATGGTTTTTATTTTCGGAAGAAAATATATAGGGATTGGAACAATTATCAATATGGTTCTGACAGGATTCTTTATTGATTTTTTCACATGGGTCTATCAAGATATCTTTACCATTGAGTTAACGCTGGTGATACGAGCGCTCCTATTGATTGTAGGCGTATTGATATTCACATTCGGAGCTTCTTTTTACATGTCAGCAAAATTGGGTAATGCGCCTTATGATGCAATTGCCCCGATGATTGTTGATCGGACGAAGTTTAGATATAGAAGTGTTCGGGTAATACAGGATATTGCCTTTGTTCTATTGGCCTTTGTATTTGGCGGACCAGTAGGAGTAGGAACGGTGATCAATGCGTTTTTCACAGGACCATTGATTGAATTTTGGAATAAAAAAGTTAGTGAACCGATTATTGAAGGACAAGTCAAAAAAGCTGCTACATTGAATAAAAGCAGGGAATCGTGAGCGATCGGTTTCCTGCTTTTTTATGTAGGAGAACATTTGAAGGCTCTCAACCTATTGAATGAAATAGACGTAATCTAACTTCATGAGCTTGTGTAGCATTTCTTTATTCCTGTGGGTTAAGTTTTGCTTATTTTTCTAGCTTGAGCTTCCATTGTCTCTACTGAAACTACATGGTAAGGTTAGGTTAGATAAAGGACAGGAGTGGATAAAAATGACTATAGGGGGAACGATTCGAAGCTATCGGAAAAAGCGAGGAATGACGCAAGAAGGAGTGGCGAAGCAGTTGAATGTTTCGGCGGGCGCAGTGAGCAAATGGGAGACAGGGACTAGCTTGCCGGATACGGAACTGTTGATCCCTTTGGCGAATACACTTCAGGTAAGCTTGGATGAGCTCTTTGATTTTTCTTTGCAGCTATCAGAGGAACGACTCGCGGAGATAATGACCGAAGTGACAACCTGTTTTGAGGAACAATCTTTTTCGGATGGATTGTGTTTAATAAAGAAATATACCCAAGAATTTCCACATTCAGAAGAGTTAGTGTATCAAACTGCACATTTGATATGGACATACAGCCTTCTTTCGCCGTTCAAGGATGAAGAAGAAGTGAGTGAAAGACGAGAAGCAGCATTGGAACAGTACAAGCGACTATTTGATTCTGAGAACGAACGGATACGATTGAATGCCACTTATACCGGCGCAGTTATTTTGATGGGAGAAAATCGTGTGGAAGAGCTGGAAAAGTTGCTTCAG from Enterococcus sp. 9E7_DIV0242 includes these protein-coding regions:
- the cysK gene encoding cysteine synthase A; this translates as MTKIVKSVTELIGQTPVVQLQRLVPEDAAEVFVKLEFFNPGGSVKDRIALSMIESAEEAGKLSAGGTIIEPTSGNTGIGLAMVGAAKGYKVKIVMPDTMSMERRQLMKAYGAELILTPGSEGMKGAIAKATALAEENGYFMPLQFDNPANPAIHEKTTGKEIEAAFGADGLDAFVAGIGTGGTITGVGRELKRVYPEIEVIAVEPTESPVLEGGAPGPHKIQGIGAGFIPKVLDTDIYSEVLAVSSEDAMETARQAATKEGLLVGISAGAAIYAAIEIAKKLGKGKKVLTVIPDNGERYLSTALYKTED
- the perR gene encoding peroxide-responsive transcriptional repressor PerR → MDNILVKNAMAELKEANIRITPQRYAILEYLIENHTHPTADEIYRALESRFPNMSVATVYNNLRLFTEIGFVQEMNYGDAASRFDFSSKKHYHAICQNCGKIVDFHYPGLEDVEMAASRLTGFEINEHRLELYGLCPDCQKLKEQE
- a CDS encoding RidA family protein, with translation MKKIHTDNAPKAIGPYVQGNIVNGLLFASGQVPLHPETGEIVGTTIEEQTEQVVKNIAAILAEAGSSFDQVVKTTCFLKNMEDFAAFNAVYANAFSAHLPARSAVEVARLPKDVLIEIEVIASVTE
- a CDS encoding NADH oxidase, with the protein product MKVVVVGCTHAGTAAVKNILANHPEAEVVVYERNDNVSFLSCGIALYVGGVVKDPAGLFYSNPEELASLGAKVNMEHEVQSIDVDNKEVVAKDLNTGTVETVSYDKLVMTTGSWPIIPPIPGIDSENVLLCKNYNQANVIIEKAKDAQKVVVVGGGYIGIELVEAFVESGKQVTLIDGLDRILNKYLDKPFTDVLEKELVDRGVQLALGENVKEFKADESGAVTKVITPSQEFDADMVIMCVGFRPNTSLLEGKVEMLQNGALIVDEYMRTSNPDILAAGDSAVVHYNPSGTNNYIPLATNAVRQGMLVGYNLTEEKLAYRGTQGTSGLYLFGWKIGSTGVTLESGKMNGLEVEATHFEDNYRPEFMPTTENVMMELVYEKGTNRIVGGQLMSKYDITQSANTLSLAVQNKMTVEDLAISDFFFQPHFDRPWNYLNLLAQAALADINSK
- a CDS encoding YczE/YyaS/YitT family protein: MNNKIKETIIRSIFAFVGVGILAFGAATLRVGQVGLDPYTAANIGIGKTLGLSLGVYQLGINIVILLMVFIFGRKYIGIGTIINMVLTGFFIDFFTWVYQDIFTIELTLVIRALLLIVGVLIFTFGASFYMSAKLGNAPYDAIAPMIVDRTKFRYRSVRVIQDIAFVLLAFVFGGPVGVGTVINAFFTGPLIEFWNKKVSEPIIEGQVKKAATLNKSRES
- a CDS encoding helix-turn-helix domain-containing protein, with translation MTIGGTIRSYRKKRGMTQEGVAKQLNVSAGAVSKWETGTSLPDTELLIPLANTLQVSLDELFDFSLQLSEERLAEIMTEVTTCFEEQSFSDGLCLIKKYTQEFPHSEELVYQTAHLIWTYSLLSPFKDEEEVSERREAALEQYKRLFDSENERIRLNATYTGAVILMGENRVEELEKLLQKIPSTDYDTFYMTLHVLENKKEYSQARRLSLSKLFSRINEVCSLLAITGRLSEKVDDYAQATVCFGLLEKLEDNFDLITPSVTAPRKVKQLIEMGDKEAAARWFKKMVVQLAEQPLDWSAHPLFSSIQLSAGEDKQKKIRALYLEELLTDFNELSGYAEYEEAQEIISAF